A window of the Lactuca sativa cultivar Salinas chromosome 7, Lsat_Salinas_v11, whole genome shotgun sequence genome harbors these coding sequences:
- the LOC128127391 gene encoding putative F-box protein At3g16210: MQMTDYLCEELIVEIFTRLPPKSLLRFRSLSKSLYTCISSPQFIRLHTFRSPQKIRFTHENIDNNKITEVVYTLHGEDELPLCLCPKRGYIGITTRIPFPCSNMFRTVGSCNGTFCLKTKNGLTLWNPSIRRKVRVAECPRSSELALGGIGFGFDPISDDYKIVWISYEKDTSFVYAVKTGTWCEIASPKPEFTYVRREAFLFKGVLHWEVNHFDLDFSCILTFDLSTHVFGMIPFPGLAPDWLTTRLTTIQDSLALICYRMSIDDSWILVWRDASWSVVFKLGTGKLPVDGAFQFQPQPQTTNECNLLLTTYGEGFQIYNPKTGLRSGVLGFNASSSLIGFWECVETLHLLDMGEAACETTQL, from the coding sequence ATGCAGATGACAGATTATCTATGCGAAGAGTTGATTGTTGAAATATTTACAAGACTACCACCGAAATCCCTCCTCCGATTTAGATCACTCTCTAAATCGTTATATACTTGTATTTCTAGTCCCCAGTTCATACGCTTGCACACATTCCGATCCCCACAAAAAATCCGCTTCACGCATGAAAATATTGACAATAATAAAATAACAGAAGTCGTTTATACATTACATGGAGAAGACGAATTGCCATTGTGTTTGTGTCCCAAACGCGGATATATTGGTATAACAACAAGAATTCCGTTTCCTTGTAGCAATATGTTCAGAACTGTTGGTTCATGTAATGGAACTTTCTGTTTGAAGACTAAAAATGGTTTGACTCTATGGAACCCTTCAATCAGACGCAAAGTAAGAGTGGCTGAATGTCCTCGGAGTTCTGAACTCGCTTTGGGAGGTATTGGGTTTGGATTTGACCCAATCAGTGACGATTACAAAATTGTTTGGATATCATATGAAAAAGACACTTCATTTGTTTATGCGGTGAAGACAGGCACTTGGTGTGAGATTGCTTCCCCTAAACCTGAGTTTACTTATGTGCGACGTGAGGCGTTTTTATTTAAAGGAGTATTGCATTGGGAGGTAAATCATTTTGACTTAGACTTTTCTTGTATACTGACATTCGATTTGAGCACTCATGTTTTTGGTATGATTCCATTTCCTGGATTGGCTCCGGACTGGTTGACGACAAGACTAACAACCATCCAAGATTCTCTAGCTTTGATTTGTTATCGCATGAGTATTGATGATAGTTGGATTCTGGTATGGAGAGATGCTTCTTGGTCTGTGGTTTTTAAATTGGGAACAGGTAAACTTCCAGTTGATGGAGCTTTTCAATTCCAGCCACAACCACAAACGACCAACGAGTGTAATTTGTTGCTCACTACTTATGGGGAAGGGTTCCAAATTTATAATCCCAAGACAGGGTTGCGATCAGGAGTACTTGGATTCAATGCTTCTTCTAGTTTAATAGGCTTTTGGGAGTGTGTCGAAACACTTCATTTGTTAGACATGGGCGAGGCTGCTTGCGAAACAACTCAACTATGA